A region of the Neomicrococcus lactis genome:
TCGCGCTCTTGTTGCGATCCATGTCCTTGCCGCGGTGGGTCGTCGTCCTCGGCTGCATGCTGGGTCTGTTGGCGTTCGTGTTCATCGTGTACCCCGAACCAAGCGTCGTTCGAGCAGCGGTCATGGGCAGCATTGCCGCCCTCGCCGTATTCGCGGGCCGTTCTCAGCAAGCTCTAGCCGCATTGAGCGTTAGTGTGACAGTTCTGCTGATGATCGATCCTTTGTATGCCAACGAACCTGCATTCCAGCTCTCCGTGTGTGCAACGGCAGGCATCGTCATCATAGGTCGCCCATTAGCCGCACTCATGGCCAGATTCTTACCCGACTGGCTCGCACAAGCACTCGCGGTGGCCCTAGCGGCTCAGATTGCTTGCCTTCCAGTACTGACGCTGCTCGCTCCGCAGTTTTCTACATGGTCCACCGTCGCCAATATTGTGGTGAGTCCACTCATCCCCTTCATCACGGTACTTGGAACGCTTGCTCTGCTCCTTGGCGCACTTTCGCCGGCTCTGCCGCTACCGCTCATCTGGGTGTCCGGGATTCTTTCAAGCATCGTGGGCGCCATCGGCAGGTGGTTCGCTGGACTCCCATTTGCCGTACTGGAATGGCCGGAAGGGACACCAGGAGCGCTCGTCGCGTGCACCATCACGGCACTTCTGGCGGTGGGACTCTGGAGTGTTCATAGACCAATGCTCCGTGCCCTCCTGATCACAGGATCCGCCGCAGTGCTCCTTGCGGCACTCGTGCCGCTGTCGAAACTCGTTCCTGTATCCGTTGGGGAGTGGAGCATCGCGATGTGCGATGTTGGTCAAGGCGACGGGTTCGTCATCAGGACTGGCCTACAAGAAGGAATCGTGATTGATTCTGGCCCGGATCCGGCGCTCATGGATCAATGCCTCAAACAGCTGGATATCACCACCGTGTCAGTGCTGTTCATCACCCATCTGCACGCCGACCATGCTGGAGGCATCAGCGGTGTCATGCATGGACGTACGGTCGAGAGGATCTATTACTCGACGGCAGAACCGCTTGGGCTCGCGTCAAACGAAAAGCCAGGCACCACCGTGATTGAGCAGATCCACGCAAGATCTCAGGGAGGAATCGCAAATGTTTCATGGACGGTGATCTCGCCAGAATCACCCGCCAGCACTGAAAACGATGCCTCCTTGGTCATCCAATTCAGCATCAGAGGTTGGCAACTCTTGGCTACTGGGGATATCGAGGCGGACGCCGTGCAATCGATCATCCGGAGCCAACCGGATGGAACACTGAAAACCAACATCTTGAAGATCAGCCATCATGGGGCACGAAATGGGGGAACAGCAATCTTGGAGGCGGCCCATCCTGGGTTGGCGCTCATCTCGGTCGGCGCCGATAACACCTATGGACACCCGGCACCCAACATCTTGGAGAAACTCGAACAACTAGGAATCCCAGCAGTTCGAACAGACCTTCAAGGGTTGGTCTTGCTGACCATCAACGATGAGCAGAGTCTGAATTATCGCTCCGTCCCAACTCGAACTAGGATCGAATAACACCAGTAGAGGAGAGCTTTCGTGACACCCGCGCCCGCTTCACGCGGCAAAGCTAAGGCTTCTGATGCCATGAACTGGCGCCAGGCAAAGCCAGCGCCGATCATCTTATTGAGTGGCTCTGATGACTACATCGTCTCGCGAGTGCTGGATCAGTTGCGCAAGGCTATCCGCGAGTCCCATGAAGATCCTCAACTCGTCTCTCTCGACGCGAGCAAGTATCA
Encoded here:
- a CDS encoding ComEC/Rec2 family competence protein; protein product: MKEKLPKLELRTAWLAIGSWITALILLPSSLEVTIAVFIGGALSSALSIWVLTRGVGLVSWFAPLWSPMALAVAGATVIAGVICLHQQDARNSPLTGLIQNSTVARLEIELLDAPRATTMNTPGGRESTGLVKELSGNDSSTLSGDPHHDSSSPARAGEGAHAGEGTRAGEEARTGKAMSPGTQKKPNAWLANVRVQRFSQEGRWFSAHQSGTILLSGASIRNLDAQDLKVGDRFEVLAKLSAAEPGSRSAMWIRPQTEPEALGRNEPSSFQTWVEGIRSTFGTSSQQLPGDAPALLPGMVMGDRSGQSDELEQAMKDAGLAHLTAVSGANCSLILGFIALLLRSMSLPRWVVVLGCMLGLLAFVFIVYPEPSVVRAAVMGSIAALAVFAGRSQQALAALSVSVTVLLMIDPLYANEPAFQLSVCATAGIVIIGRPLAALMARFLPDWLAQALAVALAAQIACLPVLTLLAPQFSTWSTVANIVVSPLIPFITVLGTLALLLGALSPALPLPLIWVSGILSSIVGAIGRWFAGLPFAVLEWPEGTPGALVACTITALLAVGLWSVHRPMLRALLITGSAAVLLAALVPLSKLVPVSVGEWSIAMCDVGQGDGFVIRTGLQEGIVIDSGPDPALMDQCLKQLDITTVSVLFITHLHADHAGGISGVMHGRTVERIYYSTAEPLGLASNEKPGTTVIEQIHARSQGGIANVSWTVISPESPASTENDASLVIQFSIRGWQLLATGDIEADAVQSIIRSQPDGTLKTNILKISHHGARNGGTAILEAAHPGLALISVGADNTYGHPAPNILEKLEQLGIPAVRTDLQGLVLLTINDEQSLNYRSVPTRTRIE